Within the Aeromicrobium sp. Root236 genome, the region CAACCGCCCGGTTGATCGACGCGATCGAAGTGGGCGATTGGCTGCTGCACCGCCGTCACATCACGGTTCTCGAGGTGTCGGAGCTCGCCCGGAGGGATGCATGGCGTCCTGGCGCGAGGCAGGTGCGCCGAGCTCTGCCGTACCTGGATGCTGCTGCCCGGTCCCTGAAGGAGTCGGAGACGCGCGCCCTGGTCGTCTTCTCAGGGCTCCCGGTGCCCGAGGTCAACGTGCCATTGATCATCGCCGGCGAACGCATCGGAGTCGTCGATCTGTTGATTCGCTGCGTCATGCTCGTGCTGGAGTACGAGGGACGGCAGCACGCCGAAAGCATCCGCCAGTTCAACCGAGACATCACGCGCTATGCCGCGTTCCGGCGCAACGACGTCGAGTACCTCCAGGTCACCAACGAGATGCTGGACCGCCCCAAGACGCTGGTCCAGCGCATTCACGCGCGGATGGTGGAGCTGGGGTACGCCGGCCCGCCGCCCGTGTTCGCCGATCGATGGGACGCCTTGTTCGCTGTGATCCCATCGAGCGGTGCGTCAGTCGCCCAACCGGAGCCCGGATGGGCGACTAACTCACCGCTGCGTCTAGCGATGGGCGACTAACTCACCGCTGCGTCTTCCGATGGGCGACTAGCTCACCGCCCCAGCGGCGATGGGTTACTTCTTGCCGCGGTTGGCGCGGTTGCGCTCGGTGGCGTCGAGGATGATCTTGCGGATGCGCACGGCGGTCGGGGTGACCTCGACGCACTCGTCCTCACGGCAGAACTCCAGCGACTGCTCGAGCGACAGCTTGCGCGGCGGCACGAGCTTCTCGAACTCGTCGGCGTTCGAGCGGACGTTGGTCTGCTTCTTCTCACGGACGATGTTGATGTCCATGTCGTCCGACCGCGAGTTCTCGCCGACGATCATGCCCTCGTAGACCTCGGTCGCGGGCTCGATGAACAGCGTGCCGCGCTCCTGGATGTTGGTCATCGCGTACGACGTCGCAGCCCCGGCGCGGTCCGACACGAGCGAGCCCGAGGGGCGCGTCGAGATCTCGCCGGCCCACGGCTCGTACTTCTCGAACGTCTGGTGCGCGATGCCGGTGCCACGGGTGTCGGTGAGGAACTCCGTGCGGAAGCCGATCAGGCCACGCGCCGGGACGATGAACTCCATGCGGACCCAGCCGGTGCCGTGGTTGATCATCTGCTCCATGCGGCCCTTGCGGACGGCGAGCAGCTGCGTGATCGCGCCGAGGTACTCCTCGGGGGCGTCGATCGTGAGGCGCTCCATCGGCTCGTGGATCTTGCCGTCGACCTCGCGGGTCACGACCTGCGGCTTGCCGACCGTGAGCTCGTAGCCCTCGCGACGCATCTGCTCGACCAGGATCGCCAGCGCGAGCTCGCCGCGGCCCTGGACCTCCCACGCGTCCGGGCGCTCGGTGTCGAGCACCTTGAGCGACACGTTGCCGATGAGCTCGCGGTCGAGGCGGTCCTTGACGAGCCGTGCGGTGACCTTGGTGCCCTTCTCGCGACCGGCGAGCGGCGACGTGTTGGTGCCGATCGTCATCGAGATGGCCGGCTGGTCGACCGTGATGAGCGGCAGCGCAACGGGGTTCTCGGGATCGGCCAGCGTCTCGCCGATCGTGATGTCGGGGATGCCTGCGATGGCGACGATGTCGCCGGGTCCGGCGCTCTCACCGGGTACGCGCTCGAGCTCCTTGGTGACGAGCAGCTCGGTGATCTTGACCCGCTCGGTCGTGCCGTCGTGCTTCATCCACGCGACCTGGGCGCCCTTCTTGAGGGTGCCCTCGAAGACGCGGACCAGTGCGAGCCGGCCGAGGAACGGCGAGGCGTCGAGGTTGGTGACGTGCGCCTGCAGCGGCGCGCCCTCGGTGTACTCCGGAGCCGGTACGGCGTCCATGATCGTCTGGAACAGCGGGATGAGGTTGTCGCTGTCGGGCATGCCGCCGTCCTCGGGCTGCGTCAGCGACGCCCGGCCCGCACGCGCGGAGGCGTAGACGACGGGGAAGTCGAGCGCGTCCTCGCTGGCGCCGTCCTCGAGCAGGTCGAGGAACAGCTCGTACGTCTCGTCGACGACCTCGGCGATGCGGGAGTCGGGGCGGTCGACCTTGTTGACGACCAGCACGACGGGCATGTGTGCGGCGAGGGCCTTGCGGAGCACGAAGCGGGTCTGGGGGAGCGGGCCCTCGGACGCGTCGACCAGCAGGATGACCGCGTCGACCATCGACAGGCCGCGCTCGACCTCGCCACCGAAGTCGGCGTGGCCAGGGGTGTCGATGATGTTGATCGTGACGCCGCCGTCGGGCGCACCGGGACCGTTGTAGCGGACCGCGGTGTTCTTGGCGAGGATCGTGATGCCCTTCTCGCGCTCGAGGTCGCCGGAGTCCATGGCGCGCTCGGCCAGCTGGTGGTGCTCGTCGTAGTGGCCCTGCTGCTGCAGCATGGCGTCGACCAGCGTGGTCTTTCCGTGGTCGACGTGGGCGACGATTGCGACGTTGCGCAGGTCGGAGCGTGTGGGCATGCGAAAAAAGTCCTATGCGTGGGGAATGCTCGAACACCTCGGAGCCTTGCCATTCTACGGGGGACGACCGCGTTGAGACGAATCGTGGTTACGCTCCGGTAGTTGATCGTTCACAAACACTTCATTTGATCAAAGGTTGCGTTTGCGTTAGGGTTTCTCGCGTGCCCACACCGGATGAGCTCTACGTCGCGCTCGAGGACTTCGTCATGCGTCTGATGACGCTGGCCGAGTCCGACGGCATGGACGCGATGGTCGAGCTCGACCTGTCGTTCTCACAGGCACGCATGTTGTTCCTGCTCGCCCACCAGGGTGAGCCCATGCCGATCCACGCGATCGCCACCAAGCTGGGCCTCTCCGACGCGGCGACCGGCCGCAACGTCGAGCAGTTGCTCAAGCTCGAGGTCGTGGAACGCCGGGAGAGTCCCGTCGACCGGCGAGTCAAGCTCGTCTCGCTCACCCCGGTCGGCGAGAAGCTCAGCACGCAACACATCGACTGCAAGCGAGAGTCGATCAAGGCCTTCACGGCGGACCTGCCCGAAGACCAGCGCGACAACCTGCATCGCGCGATCAGTGACATCCTCGCCGGCGACACCCTGCGCCGGCAGACCGACTAGGAGATTCGTATGACTTCCCCAACGGGACAGATCGACGACAGCGACAAGATCACCCCCGCGTTGCTCAAGATCGCGGGAGTGGTGGTGCTCGGCGCCATCATGTCGATCCTCGACGTCACGGTCGTCAACGTCGCTCTGCCGACGTTCCAGACCGAGCTGTCGGGCAGCGACGAGCCCCTGGCCTACTCGACAGTGGCCTGGACCGCGACGGCCTACATGCTCGCCCTCGCGGCGGTCATCCCGCTGACGGGGTGGGCCGCCGACCGGTTCGGCACCAAGCGCCTCTACATGACCGCGATCGCGTTGTTCACGATGGGCTCGCTGCTGTGCGCGACGGCGTGGAACATCGAGGCCCTCATCGGCTTCCGTGTCCTCCAGGGCCTCGGCGGCGGCATGCTGATGCCGCTCGGCATGACGATCATGACCAAGGCGGCGGGCCCGCACCGCATGGGCCGGCTCATGGCGATCCTCGGCATCCCGATGCTGCTCGGCCCGATCATGGGCCCGATCCTCGGTGGCGTCCTGATCGACGCCGCCTCGTGGCACTGGGTCTTCCTGATCAACCTGCCGATCGGCCTGGTCGGTCTGGTGTACGCCTGGCGGGTCCTGCCCAAGGACGCTCCTGAGCCGAGTGAGGCGCTCGACGTCGTCGGCATGATCCTGCTCTCGCCGGGCCTGGCGTCGTTGCTCTACGGCGTCTCGTCGATTCCCGAGCAGGGCACCGTCGCTGCCACCAAGGTGCTGCTGCCGGCCATCGTCGGCGTGCTCCTGATCGGGTCGTTCGTGTTCTGGTCGTTCAAGCCCAAGCACCCGTTGCTGGACCTGCGGCTGTTCAAGGATCGCAACCTCACGGTCTCGATCATCACGATGTTCCTGTTCGCCGGCGCGTTCTTCGGCGCGCTGCTCCTGGTGCCGACCTACTTCCAGCAGGTCGACGGCTACTCGGTCAAGAAGGCCGGTCTGCTCGTGGCCGCACAGGGCATCGGCGCCATGATCACGATGCCGGTCGCGGGTGCGCTCACCGACAAGATGCCGGTCGGCCGCATCGTCCCGTTCGGCTTCCTCGGCATCCTGATCGGCATGTTCGGACTGACCCAGAGCACCGACGTCGGCACGTCCGACTGGACGATCATGGGCTGGCTGTTCATCACCGGCCTCGGCATGGGCGCGACGATGATGCCGCTGTTCACGTCGGCGCTCAAGACGCTCAAGGCTGCTGACGTGGCCCGGGGCTCGACGCTGCTCAACGTGACGCAGCAGGTCGCGAGCGCGACCGGCATCGCGACGATCTCGGTCGTCCTGACCAACGCCATGAAGAGCGGCGACATCCTCGCCGGGTCCGACAAGCTCCCGGGCATCGACGGGGGGCTGACTGCGGCGCAGCTGGCCTCCAGCTCGCACACCGAGCGCGGTGCGAAGCTGAAGGACTTGCTGGACGTCTCGCAGGCGACGCTGGACAAGGGCTTCCACGACCTGGCCGACGCGTTCCAGTCGTCCTACTGGGTGGCTTTCGCCGTGCTCCTCGCGACGTTGATCCCGGTCTACTTCCTGCCGCGCAAGCGCGAGCCCGTGCACCTGCTCGACGACGAGGAAGGCGCAGCGCCGGTCATCATGCACTGACGCAGTTTGCGCTGGTTGAGCTTGTCGAAACCACGGACGGCCTCACCGGCACCCGGTGGGGCCGTTCGTCATTCCCGGTGCACCTTGTGGGCCGCCGCTTGGGCGATCGGCTTGAGCACCATGAGGTCGACGTTGACGTGCTGCGGCCGGGTCGCCACCCAGACGATCGCGTCGGCGATGTCCTCGGCGACGAGCGGCTCGCGGACGCCGGCGTAGATCGCGTCGGCCTTGGCCTGGTCGCCGCCGAACCGGTTGAGCGAGAACTCGTCGGTGCGCACCATGCCCGGGGCAATCTCGGTGACGCGTACGGGCTGGCCGTTGAGCTCGAGCCTCAGCGTCTCGGTCATGGCGGTGACACCGTGCTTCGCCGCGGTGTAGCCGCCACCGCCCTCGTACGTGATGTGGCCGGCCGTCGAGCCGAGGTTGATCAGGGTGCCGGCGCCGCTGGCGACGAGCGCGGGCAGCAGTGCGCGGGTCACCAGCAGCGTGCCGATGACGTTGACCTCGTACATGCGGCGCCAGTCGTCGGCGTTGCTGACGGCGACGTGGTCGGTGCCGACGGCACCACCGGCGTTGTTGAGCAGGAGGTCGAGCGTCGGCCCGACGGCCTCGGCGAGAGCGGCGACCTGCGCCTCATCGGTCACGTCGCACGTGATCGCGGTGCCGCCGATCTCGCCGGCGAGGGCCTCGATGCGCTCGGTGCGGCGGGCGACGCAGAAGACGTGGAATCCGGCCTGGGCAAGGGCGCGGGCGGTGGCGGCGCCGATGCCGCTGCTGGCCCCGGTGACGACGGCGTTGGGCATGGCGTCATCGTGCCAGACGGCCGCAGCCGTACGGGCTGGGCACCGGGTGAGACGATGGAGCCGAAAGGCGGCTGATCGATGCTCAAGCGGATCGCGATGCTCTCGGCGCACACGTCGCCACTCGAGCAGCCCGGCGACGGTGACGCCGGCGGCATGAACGTCTACGTCCTCGAGCTCTCCCGCCAGCTGGCATCCCGCGGCATCGAGGTCGAGATCTTCACCCGGGCCACCTCTCGCCACCAGCCCCAGCTCGTCGACCTTTCGACGAGCTCAAGGGGCAATGGCGGCATCCTCGTGCACCACGTCCCCGCCGGACCGTTCGAGGGCCTGCAGAAGAACGACCTGCCGTCGCAGCTGTGCTCGTTCGTCCGCGACGTCCTCCGGGCCGAGGTCGAGCGCGAGCCCGGGCACTTCGACCTCGTGCACTCGCACTACTGGCTGTCCGGCCAGGTCGGCACGGTCGCGCGCGAGCGCTGGAACGTGCCGCTGGTCCACACGATGCACACGATGGCAAAGGTCAAGAACGCCATGCTCGCCGACGGCGACGACGCGGAGCCGATCGGGCGCATCTACGGCGAGGAGGAGATCGTCCGGCTCGCCGACCGGCTCATCGCCAACACGATGGAGGAGCGCCGCGAGCTCATCGAGCTCTACGACGCGGAGCCCGAGCACGTCGCCGTGGTGCATCCCGGCGTCGACCTCGAGGTCTTCCGCGCCGGGCGCCAGGCCGAGGCGCGATCGCTCCTCGGCATCCCCGACGACGCAGCACTGCTGCTGTTCGCCGGCCGGATCCAGCCCCTCAAGGCGCCCGACGTCGTCCTCGAGGCGGCGGCCCGCATGCTGCACGACGACCCGGCCCTGCGCGAGCGCCTCGTCGTCGCGATCGTCGGCGGCGCGTCAGGGTCGGGCCTCGACCGGCCGACGGCGCTGACCGACCTCGCCGCTCGGTTGGGCATTCAGGACGTCGTCCGGTTCGTCCCCACGGTCGCGCAGCCGGAGCTCGCCGACTGGTATGCCGCGGCATCCGTTGTCTGCGTGCCGTCGCACAACGAGTCGTTCGGCCTCGTCGCGATCGAGGCCCAGGCGTGCGGCACGCCGGTCGTGGCGGCGCGCGTCGGCGGCCTGTCGACGGCGGTGTCGGACGGGGTCTCCGGCGTGCTCGTCGACGGCCACGACCCGCGTGACTACGCCGCGGCCCTGCACCCCCTGCTGACCGATCCCGAGCTGCGCGACGCGATGAGCCACAAGGCCGTACGCCACGCGGAGAGCTTCGGGTGGGACGTGACCGCGGACCGTACGCTCAAGGTCTATGCCGAGGCCATCGAGTGGCACCGCACGCACGTGGAGAAGAACGCATGACTGAGACACGCCAGACGATCATGGAGTCGCTCGAGGCGGCGGAGCTGGAGTTCACCGAGCACCGGCCCGGTGTCTTCGAGGTCACCCTGCCGGGGGAGCGCAAGCTGCAGACGACGTGCCGGCTCGAGATCGGCAAGCATGCGCTCGGCATCCACGCGTTCGTGTGCCGCAACCCCGACGAGAACCACGAGACCGTCTACAGGTGGCTGCTGGAGCGCAACCTCAAGATGTTCGGCGTCGCGTTCGCGGTCGACTCGGCCGGCGACATCTACCTCGACGGCCGGCTGCCGTTGCACGCTGTGACGACCGACGAGGTCGACCGCCTGCTCGGTGCCGTCCTGACGTACGCCGACGAGTCGTTCAACACGATTCTCGAGCTGGGCTTCGCATCCTCCATCCGCAAGGAGTGGGAGTGGCGCGAGTCGCGCGGCGAGTCGACCCGCAACCTCGAGGCGTTCAAGCACCTCAAGCCGTCGAGCTGATCACCGCGTCGATCCAGGCACCGAGCGCTGCAGCGCACAGCTCGGGCTGCTCGTGGTGCGGGTTGTGGCCCGCCCCGTCCGCCACGAGGTAGGTCGCGCGCGGATAGGACGGAGTCATCGCCAGCGCGTCGGCGAAGCCGACGACGGGGTCCTGACGGCCGAGGATGAACGTCACCGGCCGCTCGTACGTCGTGAACCGCGACTCGGGACGCACCGAGAGCTCGTAGGCCGCGGTGATGCGGCCGATGGCGCCGGCGTCGCCCAGGCGAGTGCCGGGCGCGACCTCGTCGAGGTAGAGCTGCCAGTGCTGCCTCGTCTGGCGGAACGTGAACTCCGCGAAGTCGCGCCGGTCGTCGTCGGTGCCTCCGTCGAGCGGCTCGACGTCGATCGGGACGAGAGCCGGGACGTCACGCCGCGCATGGTCGGCGATGATCAGCGGTGCGATGAGCGCCATGCCGGCGACCCGCGACGGCTCGCGCCCTGTCAGTGCACGGGCGATGCCGCCGCCGAACGAGTTGCCCACCACGGCGTACGGCTCATCGCCGAGCACGTCGTCGAGGAACGCCGCGACCCGGTCCACGACGTCGTCCGAGGACGAGATCCCGTCGCCGCTGCTCAGTCCGTGGGCCGGCAGGTCGAGGTGGAGCCGGCGGAGGCCGGGTCGTTCCGCGAGCACCGACTCGGTGAAACGGCTGATCAGGCGGCGATCGCCCATGAGTCCGTGCAGCATGACGACCGGCAGGCCGTCGCCGCGCTCGGTCCAGTCGATGCCGGTGGGTTCGTGTCGGGGCATGTGTCGAACCTAGACGGGCTGAGCCGCGCTTTCGGGATCGCGTAGCGTGGCGGGCGTGAAGGTCTTGGTCTTCGCCGACATCACGGACCCGTGGTCCTACATCGGTGCCACTCGCTTCGAGCGGGCTGCCGCGATGTTCTCGATCCTGACCGGCGAGCCCGTCGAGCTGACCTACCGGGCGTTCCAGCTCGACCCGGACGCGCCCAACGACGGCCGGCTCCTGATGGACGTCAATGCCGACGAGCTCGGTGGCGCAGACAAGGCCGAGCTCATCAACGTCCAGGTCACTGCCGCTGCCAAGATCACCGGCATCGACCTCAACTTCGACGAGGCCGTGCGCGCCAACTCGTTCGATGCCTGGCGGTTGCTGACCTGGGCCGACGAGGCCGGTCCCGGGTTCCAGCGCGACCTGCTGCACCAGCTGTGGCGGGCACACTTCCTCGAGGGTGCCGACATCGGCGACCCGTTCGCGCTCGCCACCCGGGCGGCGCTCGTCGGCCTCGAGCTCGAGACCGCCGAGGCGCTGCTCGCCAGCACCGAGTACGCCGACGAGGTCCGCACGCAGGTCTCGACGGGCGAGGCGATCGGGGTCACCCAGCTGCCGTACGTCGTGATCGAGCAGCAGTGGACGCTGTCGGGCATCCACTCGCAGAACGACTACGTGCAGGCGCTCCACCAGATCTACGGCGAGTGGAAGGCTGCTGAAGGTCCCGACGAGCCCCCCACCGACGAGCCCCCCGCCGGTTGAGCTTGTCGAAACCAATAGGCTCGTGGCCATGAGCACCCTGATCCTCCTGCGCCACGGTCACAGCGAGTGGAACGCCAAGAACCTGTTCACCGGCTGGGTCGACGTCGACCTCAACGAGCAGGGCCTCGCCGAGGCTTCCCGCGGCGCCGAGCTGCTGGCCGATGCCGGCCTTGCGCCCGACGTGCTGCACACCTCGCTGCTGCGACGCGCGATCCGTACGGCCGAGATCGTGCTCAACGGCATCGACCGGCACTGGATCCCCGTACGCCGCTCGTGGCGGCTCAACGAGCGTCACTACGGTGCGCTGCAGGGCAAGGACAAGAAGGAGACGCTCGAGGAGTTCGGCGAGGAGCAGTTCATGCTGTGGCGCCGCTCGTACGACGTCCCGCCGCCGGCGATCGAGGACGACTCGGAGTTCAGCCAGACCTCCGACGCCCGCTACGCCGGGCTGCCCGACGAGCTGCTGCCGCGCACCGAGGCGCTCGCCAACGTCATCGACCGGCTGCTGCCCTACTGGTACGACTCGATCGTCCCCGACCTGCTCGCCGACCGGGTCGTCCTCGTGACGGCGCACGGCAACTCGCTGCGCGCGCTCGTCAAGCACCTCGACGGGCTCAGCGAGGAGGCAGTCGTCGGCCTCAACATCCCCACGGGCATCCCGCTGGTCTACGAGCTCGACGACAACCTCAAGCCGACAGTCAAGGGCGGGGTCTACCTCGACCCCGACGCCGCAGCCGACGCGATCGCCGCAGTCGCCAACCAGGGTCGCTGAACCGGGCTCAGGTCTCGTACTTGTAGCCCAGACCCCGCACCGTGGTCAGGGTGATCGGGTTGGCCGGGTCCTTCTCGATCTTGGCGCGCAGTCGCTTGACGTGGACGTCGAGGGTCTTGGTGTCGCCCACGTAGTCCGCGCCCCACACCCGGTCGATCAGCTGACCGCGGGTCAGCACCCGGCCGGGGTTGCGCAGGAAGTACTCGAGCAGCTCGAACTCCTTGAGCGGGAACTTCGTCTCGAGCCCGTCGATCGTCACGAGGTGGCGGTCGACGTCCATGCGCACGCGGCCCTGCTCGAGCGACGCGTTGTCGTCGACCTCGTCGGTGAAGCCGCGACGCAGCACGGCACGGATGCGGGCGACGAGCTCACGGGGGGAGTAGGGCTTGGTGACGTAGTCGTCGGCGCCCAGCTCGAGCCCGACGACCTTGTCGACCTCGGTGTCCTTGGCGCTGACCATGATGATCGGCACCGACGAGATCTGCCGCAGGGCGCGGCACACCTCCGTGCCGGACAGCCCGGGCAGCATGAGGTCCAGCAGCACGATGTCCGCGCCGCCACGGTCGAACTCGGTCAGCGCGTCAGGCCCGGTCTCGGCGATCGCGACCTCGAACCCTTCCTTGCGCAGGACGTACGACAGCGCCTCGCTGTAGCTCGTCTCGTCCTCGACGACCAGTACCTTGGTCACGCGTTCTCCTCATCGATGTCATGGCTGTGTGCCGGCAGGACCAGCGTGAAGGACGACCCGAGTCCGGGCTCGCTCCACACCTCGACCGTGCCACCGTTGCTCGCGGCGACGTGCTTGACGATCGAGAGGCCGAGGCCTGTGCCGCCGGTGGTGCGGGCCCGCGCCGGGTCGACGCGGTAGAACCGCTCGAAGATCCGGTCGAGCTCCTCGCCGGGGATGCCGATGCCGTTGTCGGCCACGGTCAGGCGTACGTCCTCGCCGTCGAGCTGCGCGGTCACGGTGACGCGCGATCCCTCGGGGCTGTAGGTCACGGCGTTCTCGACCAGGTTGCTGACCGCCGCGTGGAGCTGGGCGCGGTCGCCGTGGACGTAGAGGTCGGGCTCGACGGAGGTGACGATCTCGATGCCCTTGTGCTCGGCGTCGGTCGCGGAGTGCTCGGTGGCCTCGGAGACGAGCTCGCCGATCTTGATCGTGGTGGCGTCGTCGCTCAGCATGTCGTTCTGCAGCCGTGACAGGTCGATGATCTGCTGCACCAGGCGGGTGAGCCGTTCGCTCTCGAGGTGCATGCGGCTGGAGAAGCGGACGACCGCCTCGGGATCGTCCTTGGCCTCGCCGACCGCCTCGGCGAGCAGGTTGAGCGCGCCGACCGGCGTCTTGAGCTCGTGGCTGACGTTGGCGACGAAGTCGCGGCGGATCGACTCGACCCGCTGCTCGCGCGTACGGTCGTCGGCCAGCACCAGGATCAACCGGGAGGTCAGCGGTGCGACGCGGGCGTGCACGTACGACGTGGTGCCGCGGCGCGGCTGCAGCGAGAAGTCGGCCTCACGGACCTGGCCGTCGCGGCGTACCTGCCGGACCAACGTCATGAGCTCCTCGGGCTCGAGCCGGTCCTCGTGGACGATGCCCATGGCGAACGCCGGGGCCGACGCCTTGACGACGGTGTCGGAGGAGTCGATCAGGACGGCGGAGGAGGAGATGACCGACAGCACCTGGTCGGCGCCGGGCGGCACCAGCGGGGTCGGCTCGGGCACAGCGGCCTCGCGGCGCTCGCTGAAGCGCCACAAGTAGGTGATCATCGCGCCGACGGCGGCGCCGATCGCCCCCGCGATCAACAATCCTGCACTGGTGTCCACAGGATTGATCGTAGAGGGCATTTCCGCCCCGACCGGCACTCTGACCCCTGCAGCGACAGGCCTTTCGGTTGCTGTTCACACCGCGTTCACCGGAGGTCGCCGTCCGTTCATCCCGGCTGCCTACGGTCTAAGACATGCGCGATCAGTATTACGAACAGCTCGATGCCATCGTCGACGACCTGGTGAACCTGACCGGGACCGTACGCCGTGCCGTGGCCGACGCGACTAAGGCCCTGCTCGAAGCAGACGCCCAGATCGCGGAGTCCGTCATCGCCGGCGACAAGGACATCGACGAGGCCACCGAGATCATCGAGGAGCGCGCACTGCTGCTGCTCGCCACGCAGCAGCCAGTCGCCACCGACCTCCGGCAGCTCGTCGCGACGCTGCGCATGCTGACGGACCTCCAGCGGATGGGTGACCTGTCGGTGCACGTGGCCAAGGTGGCCCGGCGCCGGATGCCCGACTCCGCGGTGCCCGAGCACCTGCACCCCACCATCACCGCGATGGCGACGGTCGCCGACTCGATGATCGACTCAGCCTCGCGCATCGTCGCGGACCGCAACGTCGACGCCGCCGGCCAGCTCGAGAACGAGGACGACGAGATGGACCGGCTCCGCAAGGACCTGCTCCGCTCGCTGCTCGGCGACTCCTGGACGTACGGGGTCGAGCCGGCCGTCGACCTGGCGCTGCTGGGCCGCTACTACGAGCGCATCGGCGACCACGCGGTCTCGATGGCCCGCCGCGTCGTCTATCTCGTCACCGGCCAGCTGACCTGAGGTCTCAGCCGGCGACGACCTTGAACGGCACGATCACGTCGCCTGACGGAGCTGTTCTGCTGG harbors:
- the phoU gene encoding phosphate signaling complex protein PhoU; amino-acid sequence: MRDQYYEQLDAIVDDLVNLTGTVRRAVADATKALLEADAQIAESVIAGDKDIDEATEIIEERALLLLATQQPVATDLRQLVATLRMLTDLQRMGDLSVHVAKVARRRMPDSAVPEHLHPTITAMATVADSMIDSASRIVADRNVDAAGQLENEDDEMDRLRKDLLRSLLGDSWTYGVEPAVDLALLGRYYERIGDHAVSMARRVVYLVTGQLT
- a CDS encoding response regulator transcription factor, with translation MTKVLVVEDETSYSEALSYVLRKEGFEVAIAETGPDALTEFDRGGADIVLLDLMLPGLSGTEVCRALRQISSVPIIMVSAKDTEVDKVVGLELGADDYVTKPYSPRELVARIRAVLRRGFTDEVDDNASLEQGRVRMDVDRHLVTIDGLETKFPLKEFELLEYFLRNPGRVLTRGQLIDRVWGADYVGDTKTLDVHVKRLRAKIEKDPANPITLTTVRGLGYKYET
- a CDS encoding cell wall metabolism sensor histidine kinase WalK, coding for MDTSAGLLIAGAIGAAVGAMITYLWRFSERREAAVPEPTPLVPPGADQVLSVISSSAVLIDSSDTVVKASAPAFAMGIVHEDRLEPEELMTLVRQVRRDGQVREADFSLQPRRGTTSYVHARVAPLTSRLILVLADDRTREQRVESIRRDFVANVSHELKTPVGALNLLAEAVGEAKDDPEAVVRFSSRMHLESERLTRLVQQIIDLSRLQNDMLSDDATTIKIGELVSEATEHSATDAEHKGIEIVTSVEPDLYVHGDRAQLHAAVSNLVENAVTYSPEGSRVTVTAQLDGEDVRLTVADNGIGIPGEELDRIFERFYRVDPARARTTGGTGLGLSIVKHVAASNGGTVEVWSEPGLGSSFTLVLPAHSHDIDEENA